In Pseudomonas asiatica, the following are encoded in one genomic region:
- a CDS encoding dermonecrotic toxin domain-containing protein, giving the protein MHSTRINVMGTHYVIDHLGHVPRPDREANRAIRQWLAQQGHDLDPDQLDVVTLHYCSDGAGGQLAAISQRTSLTQALLGNWQGESASDVFGKLLQAPWAGALPAGPIRLVDTLPAPAFNHYGAPFEVFNGLFRRTTAQRYDASTHLPVSAEAFQQFINNLDFQQPFKAALDVYWRDHLHSHRLALKLNFIAACNRQVSEGSLSEPARQLVWQAAGLMPRRNRLRRSTLSIYGYAATDLLYLNDPATDLTVLYVPGNSSPLLTFSSERELKAWVGEQCKDPTRRQALKQHFRLADCPQGLDFSGLDTAMEGLGAYPERHLLPPEHGYFNDDGTWPPQTYVNYRPAKYNPKIKGDLFQALAERQRQRSYDDAAFLITADSEVIKARWRGYLATTLNLLAPLCLVVPGLGPLLAVGGIAQLGLGLDQAINDKSLQQRQEGIGNITWGLFNALPLAAGAAARAQALFEFKVEGFAPPTRLNEQIGYPLSPLSPPRFPEPEGASYFHITDPIEPLEDADQAVADAVIRTPQYDGEPDTLAANIDGYNAKVIYDMERDVFIRAEDLNQVDPVGFVAVPGSRNLRPAPQGRVVTHAMRSRTLRALGVDLPLPLQVPARAPGSWPIPKHISCLWVGDQIIGPELLANLGQNAARLQGSEYSMRLFLSSTARQAYAENLELLASHAPGLQVLPLEEQAFFRAFRQSRYYAQYDAALDGNGGVARNYASACDVLRYPMLHHEGGLYMDVDDTLLAPGEYSLIIDGQPVGAAGEPIDQVDLSTDANGLLLVPPMSNEKMSMNSLYNSSLIGSHPGNPTLEAISEEMYARYQLNRDFYDSKPSLAEDPGNFYEYASRLSYLTGPALLSDVVDRQLPSLRILRQLTNLYGMPRINAYRFVDLPRMRDSVRTLLPLNRFATVGGNHSWSRT; this is encoded by the coding sequence ATGCATTCGACCCGCATCAACGTGATGGGCACGCATTACGTTATAGACCACCTTGGCCATGTACCCCGCCCCGATCGTGAGGCCAACCGCGCCATCCGCCAATGGCTTGCGCAGCAAGGCCATGACCTGGACCCGGACCAGCTCGACGTCGTTACCCTCCACTACTGTTCGGATGGCGCAGGTGGCCAGCTGGCCGCGATCAGCCAGCGCACCAGCCTGACCCAGGCACTGCTGGGCAACTGGCAGGGCGAGTCGGCCAGTGACGTGTTCGGCAAGCTGCTGCAAGCACCATGGGCCGGTGCGTTACCCGCAGGTCCGATACGGTTGGTGGACACCCTCCCGGCCCCCGCCTTCAATCACTACGGGGCACCCTTCGAGGTATTCAACGGACTGTTCCGGCGCACTACCGCGCAACGCTACGACGCTTCCACCCATTTGCCGGTAAGCGCCGAAGCCTTCCAGCAGTTCATCAACAACCTGGACTTCCAGCAGCCTTTCAAGGCGGCGCTGGATGTCTACTGGCGTGACCATCTGCACAGTCACAGGCTGGCGCTGAAGCTCAACTTCATCGCAGCCTGCAACAGACAGGTCAGCGAGGGCAGCCTCAGCGAACCTGCACGGCAACTGGTCTGGCAAGCGGCCGGGCTGATGCCACGGCGCAACAGGCTGCGACGCAGCACGTTGAGCATCTACGGCTATGCAGCGACCGACCTGCTGTACCTGAACGACCCCGCCACCGACCTGACGGTGCTGTACGTACCTGGCAACAGCTCACCGTTGCTGACGTTCAGCAGCGAACGAGAATTGAAGGCCTGGGTCGGTGAACAATGCAAAGACCCGACCAGGCGCCAGGCCCTGAAACAGCACTTTCGCCTGGCAGATTGTCCGCAAGGCCTCGACTTCAGCGGCCTGGACACTGCCATGGAGGGGCTGGGCGCCTACCCTGAACGGCACCTGCTGCCGCCCGAACACGGCTATTTCAACGACGACGGCACCTGGCCGCCGCAGACCTATGTCAATTATCGACCAGCCAAGTACAACCCCAAAATCAAGGGCGACCTGTTCCAGGCACTGGCCGAGCGCCAGCGTCAGCGCAGCTACGACGATGCCGCGTTTCTGATCACGGCTGACAGCGAAGTCATCAAGGCCAGGTGGCGTGGCTACCTGGCCACAACGCTCAATCTGCTGGCGCCACTGTGCCTGGTAGTACCCGGCCTGGGGCCGCTGCTGGCCGTCGGCGGTATCGCCCAGCTTGGCCTGGGGCTCGACCAGGCAATCAACGACAAGTCACTGCAGCAGCGTCAGGAAGGCATCGGCAACATCACCTGGGGCCTGTTCAACGCCTTGCCCCTGGCGGCAGGCGCTGCCGCAAGGGCCCAGGCGTTGTTCGAATTCAAGGTCGAAGGTTTCGCGCCGCCGACGCGGCTGAATGAACAGATCGGCTACCCCCTGAGCCCGCTCTCGCCACCGCGCTTCCCGGAGCCCGAGGGCGCAAGCTACTTCCATATCACCGACCCGATAGAGCCACTGGAGGACGCTGACCAGGCAGTTGCCGACGCCGTCATTCGTACACCCCAGTACGATGGTGAGCCAGACACCCTGGCAGCGAACATCGATGGCTACAACGCCAAGGTGATCTACGACATGGAGCGGGACGTATTCATTCGGGCCGAAGACCTGAACCAGGTCGACCCTGTCGGCTTCGTGGCGGTACCCGGCAGCCGGAACCTGCGCCCCGCACCACAAGGGCGCGTGGTTACCCATGCGATGCGCAGTCGTACCCTGCGGGCGCTGGGCGTGGACCTGCCATTGCCGCTACAGGTGCCGGCCAGAGCGCCAGGCAGTTGGCCAATACCCAAGCACATCTCCTGCCTGTGGGTCGGTGACCAGATCATCGGCCCGGAGCTGCTGGCCAACTTGGGCCAGAACGCAGCGCGGTTGCAAGGTAGCGAATACAGCATGCGGTTGTTCCTTTCCAGCACTGCCCGGCAGGCCTATGCCGAAAACCTGGAGCTGCTGGCCAGTCATGCCCCGGGTTTGCAGGTGCTGCCCTTGGAAGAGCAGGCCTTCTTCAGGGCTTTCCGCCAAAGCAGGTACTACGCGCAGTACGACGCTGCCCTGGATGGCAACGGCGGCGTTGCCCGCAACTATGCATCGGCATGCGATGTGCTGCGCTACCCGATGCTGCACCACGAAGGTGGCCTGTACATGGATGTCGATGACACCTTGCTCGCGCCAGGCGAATACTCATTGATCATCGACGGCCAACCGGTAGGTGCCGCCGGTGAACCCATCGATCAGGTCGATTTGAGCACGGACGCCAATGGGCTGCTGCTGGTACCGCCCATGTCCAATGAAAAGATGAGCATGAACAGCCTCTACAACTCCAGCCTTATCGGCAGCCACCCCGGCAACCCCACCCTGGAGGCCATTTCCGAAGAGATGTACGCACGCTACCAGCTCAATCGCGACTTCTACGACAGCAAGCCCAGCCTGGCTGAAGACCCGGGGAATTTCTATGAGTATGCCAGCCGCCTGAGCTACCTCACCGGCCCTGCCCTGCTCAGCGACGTGGTCGATCGGCAACTGCCGAGCCTGCGCATCCTGCGCCAGCTCACCAATCTTTATGGGATGCCGCGCATCAATGCCTACCGGTTCGTCGATCTGCCACGCATGCGCGATTCGGTGCGTACACTCCTGCCCCTGAACCGCTTCGCCACTGTCGGTGGCAACCATTCCTGGAGCCGAACATGA
- a CDS encoding dermonecrotic toxin domain-containing protein has protein sequence MNPRQPVVGAAGQDYVKAMLGSVPRPDRSASAAIREWASQQRLDVEPDNTLAVTLHCKFVPKRGWLAKIVQQMSLTEALLGNWQQSGYSKVAEQTAQLLLRGGTATVDLLGVLPELSLPHGRAPWAQAFSNGQVTIVDELPGSGLDHDIDVHTEFHGLFRQTAPMRYDASTYVQFDATTFQSFIWQLDFQGVFKRQLDDFWAHAASQYSVSACIAFLAACNRQALRGNLSEQGRSLAWRAAGVERWHHGANLSDNGVEARLLNINGYPSSDILCLSDMRSRLTLLYIPGNAAPLHEFANPGAMRAWLARQCRDADKRAALLAHFRACDIPDRIGRSGLRRVLQGMADFPPRQIILPATSVYRLARVWNPHTLINYKADTSSPRIEYNLFEALTVAQRQRSQSDADFLITRDSEVTKAAWRSYFYLTMNLATPFLLVVPGLLPLAAVAGVAQFTVGLDQALHGKDVNQQLEGAEQAVFGLLNAAPGLARGVKASKALFGQRPIGFIKPVRLNGRIGYPLSPVSPPRWPGPAMTPYFQDLAVAGDQVATTLPGADSHVARCVTRRKAFGTGDELIGDAGNGPHPLYYDARQDSFVLKYPNGTRGAQHYVASADPLQPSISRLLPDTDPLREISPASRSRTLRALGIDLQLPIDLDALGTAPGIPVPRQVFHIWLGDRTIAGDYLAALDNNVQALRNSDFTLKLYLSNANPQAFERNMTLLQPRIDRGLKVAVLEQQTFYHQFAASEYFDQYQAALEGNGGVASNFSSASDILRYRILHSEGGIYLDIDDHLLVEPDATGQLRAKIDSVPLTTPLDGLLLRSPVCNAQLGMYTSYNTSMIGSRAGNPVLNAISDEILGRYLTPEGQAFYEAPKPPRQHAAAFQAYTERLNTLTGPAVLNHVIDQRLPELYTFRQVADLANMHTLNYDALLDEAAQRRAELRLLPLEEVAMAGNAQGY, from the coding sequence ATGAACCCGCGCCAACCTGTGGTCGGCGCAGCCGGCCAAGACTACGTCAAGGCAATGCTGGGTTCCGTGCCTCGCCCTGACCGCAGTGCCAGTGCAGCCATCCGCGAATGGGCCAGCCAGCAGCGGCTGGACGTGGAACCCGACAACACGCTTGCAGTGACCTTGCATTGCAAATTTGTTCCCAAGCGGGGCTGGCTGGCCAAGATCGTCCAACAAATGAGCCTGACCGAAGCGCTGCTTGGCAACTGGCAGCAAAGCGGCTACTCCAAGGTTGCCGAGCAAACCGCGCAGCTGCTGCTAAGAGGCGGGACGGCCACCGTCGACCTGCTAGGTGTACTGCCAGAGCTTTCCCTGCCACACGGTCGAGCGCCCTGGGCCCAGGCCTTCAGCAATGGCCAGGTGACGATCGTCGATGAATTGCCAGGAAGTGGCCTGGACCACGACATCGATGTGCACACCGAATTCCATGGCCTTTTCCGCCAGACCGCACCCATGCGCTACGACGCCAGCACTTATGTGCAGTTCGACGCCACGACCTTCCAGTCCTTCATCTGGCAACTCGACTTCCAGGGCGTATTCAAACGCCAGCTCGATGACTTCTGGGCCCATGCCGCCAGCCAGTACAGCGTCAGCGCGTGCATCGCATTCCTCGCTGCCTGCAACAGGCAGGCATTGCGGGGCAACCTCAGTGAACAGGGGCGCAGCCTGGCGTGGCGGGCGGCAGGCGTGGAACGCTGGCACCACGGCGCCAACCTCAGTGACAACGGGGTAGAGGCCAGGCTGCTGAACATCAATGGCTACCCATCGAGCGACATCCTCTGCCTGAGCGATATGCGCAGCCGCCTGACCTTGCTGTACATACCGGGCAATGCGGCGCCGTTGCATGAGTTCGCCAACCCAGGCGCCATGCGTGCGTGGCTTGCCAGGCAGTGCCGCGACGCCGACAAACGGGCAGCCCTGCTTGCCCACTTCAGGGCCTGCGATATTCCGGACAGGATTGGCCGCTCGGGGTTGCGTCGGGTACTTCAGGGCATGGCCGATTTCCCGCCCCGCCAGATCATCCTGCCTGCAACCAGCGTGTATCGCCTGGCCAGGGTTTGGAACCCGCACACCCTGATCAACTACAAGGCAGACACCTCCAGCCCACGCATCGAATACAACCTGTTCGAGGCATTGACGGTGGCACAACGTCAACGCAGCCAATCCGACGCCGACTTCCTGATCACGCGCGACAGTGAAGTGACCAAGGCCGCATGGCGCAGCTATTTCTACCTGACCATGAACCTGGCCACACCGTTTCTGCTGGTGGTTCCCGGACTGCTACCCCTGGCTGCCGTGGCCGGGGTGGCCCAATTTACAGTAGGCCTGGACCAGGCGCTGCACGGCAAGGATGTGAACCAACAGCTCGAAGGCGCGGAGCAGGCCGTGTTCGGCCTGCTGAACGCAGCCCCGGGGCTGGCGCGCGGGGTCAAGGCGAGCAAGGCGCTGTTCGGCCAACGCCCCATTGGCTTCATCAAACCGGTGAGGCTCAATGGCCGCATAGGCTACCCGCTGAGCCCGGTCTCGCCGCCACGCTGGCCCGGGCCTGCGATGACACCCTATTTCCAGGACTTGGCAGTAGCGGGTGACCAAGTAGCCACCACCTTGCCCGGCGCAGACTCACACGTTGCCCGCTGCGTAACGCGGCGCAAGGCATTCGGCACAGGTGACGAACTGATCGGCGATGCGGGGAATGGCCCACACCCGCTGTACTACGACGCCCGACAGGACAGTTTCGTGCTCAAGTACCCCAACGGCACACGCGGCGCCCAGCACTATGTGGCCAGCGCCGATCCGCTGCAGCCCTCGATCAGCCGACTGCTGCCCGATACGGACCCGTTGCGGGAAATCAGCCCGGCATCGCGCTCGCGCACGCTGCGGGCACTGGGTATCGATCTGCAGCTGCCCATCGACCTCGATGCGCTGGGGACTGCACCAGGCATACCCGTCCCCAGGCAGGTATTTCACATCTGGCTGGGTGACAGGACGATCGCCGGTGATTACCTGGCCGCGCTCGACAACAACGTGCAGGCACTGCGCAACAGCGATTTCACGCTCAAACTCTACCTCTCCAACGCCAACCCTCAGGCATTCGAACGTAACATGACCCTGCTGCAGCCCCGCATCGACAGGGGATTGAAGGTTGCAGTACTGGAGCAGCAGACTTTCTATCATCAATTCGCGGCAAGTGAATACTTCGACCAGTACCAGGCTGCGCTGGAAGGAAATGGCGGTGTGGCCAGCAACTTCTCCTCGGCCTCCGATATTTTGCGCTACCGCATCCTGCATAGCGAAGGCGGCATCTACCTGGATATTGACGACCATCTGCTGGTCGAGCCGGACGCAACCGGGCAGCTGCGGGCAAAGATCGACAGCGTACCGCTCACCACGCCCCTCGACGGGCTGCTGTTGAGGAGCCCGGTGTGCAATGCGCAATTGGGCATGTATACCAGCTACAACACCAGCATGATTGGCAGCCGTGCTGGCAATCCGGTGCTGAACGCCATTTCCGACGAGATCCTGGGCCGTTACCTCACCCCGGAGGGCCAGGCGTTCTACGAGGCTCCCAAACCGCCGCGGCAGCATGCGGCGGCATTCCAGGCCTATACCGAAAGGCTCAACACGCTGACCGGGCCCGCGGTGCTCAACCATGTAATCGACCAACGTCTACCTGAGCTCTACACCTTCAGGCAGGTGGCGGACCTGGCAAACATGCACACCCTGAACTACGACGCGCTGCTGGATGAAGCAGCACAACGGCGTGCAGAGCTGCGGTTGCTACCCCTGGAAGAGGTCGCAATGGCAGGGAACGCTCAGGGTTACTGA
- a CDS encoding DUF2802 domain-containing protein, producing MILEVAVIFLALVWALSLWFFLNYSKRQRELAAQQAAGDALRDQRIKDLAKRLDDYQNGTVRMGEALHDLRVAVAPLPDKIQQLEQRDPHNVTFTQAAKLVGMGASVAELTESCGLTQAEAELMSKLHRGN from the coding sequence TTGATCCTAGAGGTTGCTGTCATCTTCCTGGCGCTGGTCTGGGCGCTGAGCCTGTGGTTTTTCCTCAACTACAGCAAGCGCCAGCGCGAGCTGGCTGCGCAGCAGGCAGCGGGTGACGCGCTGCGTGACCAGCGCATCAAGGACCTGGCCAAGCGCCTGGACGATTACCAGAACGGTACCGTGCGCATGGGCGAGGCGCTGCATGACTTGCGCGTGGCGGTTGCGCCGCTGCCCGACAAGATCCAGCAACTGGAGCAGCGCGACCCGCACAACGTCACCTTCACCCAAGCGGCCAAGCTGGTGGGCATGGGCGCCAGCGTGGCCGAGCTGACCGAAAGCTGCGGCCTGACCCAGGCCGAGGCAGAACTGATGAGCAAGCTGCATCGCGGCAACTGA